Sequence from the Thermomicrobiales bacterium genome:
CACAGCTCTTGTTGATGAAATAGCGCAGCATCTCCTGTGTGACCACGTAATCGGCGATCACGCCGTCACGCATGGGACGGACCACTTCGATGGTCTCGCGCGGCTCTCGGCCGAGCATGTCGCGCGCTTCCAGGCCAACAGCTTTCACTTTTCCATCTTTGGCGGAAATGGCAACGACCGACGGCTCGCTGATCACGATTCCACGGCCACGAACGAAAACCAGCACGTTCGCGGTGCCGAGGTCGATTCCAATCTGTTTTGCCACTCAGGGAACTCCGACGTCGTTCGATCGTCTTCGAAAAGCTCGAATGCGAGGGGCCATCGGGGCCCGTTCCCGACGCCGAATCAGCCAGCGATTGTACCATGACCATGACACCGGGCTCCCTCCAAACGGGGTGCGACGGCACGGTCTTGGCAAGAGAGGAACGCACGGTGGACGGCGAGGAACGACAACACGGCAAGCACCCGAGCAGCCGCGACAAGGACAAAAACGAACGCAAGGGCGGCCCCAGAAGCGATTCCGACGGCGGATCGAGGGAGCGCAACCGCGGACGCCGATCGGGAGGCGGAGGACGGCGCGGTGTCTATGCCTTCGACGACCAAATGGAACATGCGCTTTGCCAGCAGATGACGCATCAGGCGCCAAAGGGATTCCCGGCAGTTGGGCGATCTGACCTGGCAACGATGCCGCCAGTCGAAATCGACCGCACCGAAACGTCGATCCTCTTCTGCGATCAGCAACATGGCGGCCCGCACTTCTGGCCGAATGGCGACGAGGTGCGCTAGCGAGTTCGAGCGAGCCGAACCATGGCCACTCTGCGTGTGACCTCGTCTTCATCTCTCTGGTCGACAGACGGTCGCCTGATCGAAGTCGGCATGTTGGCAATCGCCAGCGGCATCGCGCTGTTGACAGACTTTTCGGGACGGACGACTCCTGAATCTTCAACTCTTGTCTGGATCTTCCTTGCTCTTGGCATGGCCGTTGCTTCGTTTGCCCAGGACGGCTTCGAATGGTCCGCTCTCCTGGCTGCTGGCTTGCTCGGAATCGCGCAACCGTTCGCTGCGGATCTCCTTGCGGGCGAGACGCCTACCGCCCCGGTGCAGTTCCTTGCCGGCGCGATTGCCGTACTCTCCCTCGCTCGCGGATGCGAGGCCATCGCCACCATTGCCAGAGTTCGAATGCCAGGGCAAGTCCCGGAATCGCTGCTCTGGCTGCTCGCCGCTTTTACCGCTTTCGGCGCCGCAAACACGATCGATCGGGCGTGGACAGCTATCACACTACTCGGCCTCTCCGGCGCATGTTGCGTGCGCTTGATTGGTGCTTCAACCGGGCGAAGACGGCAGGCTGCCGGACTCGCTGGTTCCGGTTCGATGACCACATGGATCCTCGGATTGACGTTCGGCGCAACGCTCACGATCTCAGCGGTCGCAACCGGCGGGCTCTTTGGCTGGCCCACCGCTGGTATCGCGGCAGCCGGCTTGCTGGCGCTCCTGAGCATTGGGCGGGACACCGTGGTGATGACTGCTCGCAAGATTTCGGAGCTTCAGAGTCGCGCGGATGAGAGCCAGATGGACGCGCTAACCGGACTTGCGAACCGTCGAGGATTCGACGCCCGGCTCTCTGAGGAAGTCGCTCGTTCCAGGCGATACGGTCACGCACTATCGCTGCTCATGATCGACATCGACGATTTCAAACAGGTGAACGACCGCTTTGGGCATGGCACGGGTGATGAGTCGCTGCGCGCCACAGCACGTGCCATCGAGTCGTCGGTTCGGTCGATCGATATCGCCGCCCGTTACGGCGGCGAGGAGTTCGCGGTGATCTTGCCAGAGACCACCGCGGATGGCGCCGTCGTGGTGGCTGAGCGCATCCGACGTGCGAACGAATCGAGCACGGTCCCTGTCGAAACGACCGTGAGCATCGGAGGTGCTGAGCTCGACCCGTCCGATGCCGACGGTTCGCGCCTCATCGCATCCGCCGATGCCGCGCTGTACGTTGCAAAGCGCTCCGGGAAGAACAGGGTCGAGCTAGCTGGCTGACCCGCGTTCGATGGGTCTGGCCGTCTTCAGGATCCCCATGTAAGCATCGAGCGTCTCCCGATCCGAGACAGCCCGGACAACGGTTTCATCCACCTCGGCATCGAATGCCGTCAGCCCACGCTGGATCTTGTCTTTGGTCCCGTACGCGCAGGTTGCCAGTGGTTGCGCCTGCATGCGGGAGAAGTGCCGCGCATAGGCCGGGAACGAGGCATATCGATCGCCTTCCCCGGCAAGTTGCTCGAACCCTTCGGGAAGCGCGACCCGTACATAGGCGATCACTTCGCAGCGTCGCCCTGGCTCCTGATGGCTCCGAACCTCCTGGGTAGAGAGCTTCGCCTGTCGCGGCGTCAGCCAATTGAGAAGCACCGCATCGGCCTCTCTGGCTGCCAGTGCCACCATCCTCGGCCCTAACGCTCCCACGGCTACCGGCACGCCAGCTTGCTCGCGAATGGTCCGCACGGCGCCTCGCACGTTGTCGAGCGATCCATAGAGCTCGCCACCCGCTCCTACGCCGACGATCAGCCGGTCTTTCGGCAGCGTCGACTGCTCGATCGCCTGGACGATCGAATCTGGCGATCTCCGGTCGATCGGTATCACGCCAACACCGAGCCGGATGCGGGAGGTAACCTCGGCGGCCCGTCGAAGCGCCTCGAAACCGTCCGAACCTGGCGTGTCGTTGACCCAGAAGGTGTCATATCCATTCGCTTCGGCAGCAGAAGCCAACGGTGCGACAAGAGACGAGAGCGTCGCCGCGGCGATTCCGAATCCGCGTCGTGTCATGTAGGTGCCAACCTTTCCCTAGGCGCTGCCACGTGGGAAACCAAGGCCCAGGCGGCGCAACGACGTGTGTCCGTGACTGCCGACGATCAAGTGGTCGAGCACGTCGATTCCGAGCAGCTTTCCAGCCTGGTCTAGCTCGACCGTAAGCGCAATGTCTGCCGCCGAAGGAGCGGGATCGCCAGAAGGATGATTGTGCACGACGACGATCGAGGCAGCATTTTGCCGCACCGCATCCTGAAACACCTCGCCGACCCGAACCTGCGCCTGATTCACGCTCCCACGGTAGATCGTCCGCACAGCGAGTACCTTGTGCTTGGTATCGACAAGAACGACGCGCAATTGCTCGTGATCGAGCGCGGCCATCTCGGGACCCACCAGGCGGACCACATCCTCCGGAGTGGAGATTCGCATTCGGTCGTCCGGATCGAGCGCCACCACCCGGTTTGCCAGTTCCAGTGCCGCCCGGAGTCGAGTCGCCTTGGCCGGACCAACACCGTGGATCGCAGTCAACTCCGCCAGATCGAGCCTGGTTAGTCCACGCAGCCCGCCGTTTTCGTGCAGGATCCGTTCGGAGAGCTTGACGACGCTTTCTCCCTCCGTGCCGGTGTTCAGCAAGATCGCGATGAGCTCGCTCGTCTTGAGCTGGGCCGAGCCCCATTTCAGCATTCGCTCGCGCGGCTGCTCATCCGGGAGCATCTCGCGCACGCCGTTGGTTCGTCCCACTGCCGACCTCTCGAGCCTCGAACTCTCGACCTTCTCGCGCCAGATTGTACCGATTGCGCCGTGGGTCGTTCGGCGCTTGGCAGGGCGATGCGCCAGAAATGCCATGGTATTCTCTCAAGTCGAATCGGAGGCCATTTCGACAACGTTTTTCCGGCTTTCGATCACCCGATACCGACCAATCATCCATCGAGCGATTCAGGAGAACGTCATTTGGTACTCGGCCGGATATTCAAACGGCGAGCCGAACCCGATCTGCAACTCGACCAGGGGCTCGAGAAGACGCGCCGCGGCGTATTCAGCGAGATTTCTCGCTTGTTCGATCGGGAATCGATCGACGAGGAGCTCTACGAAGATCTCGAGATGTTGTTGATCCAGGCCGATGTCGGCTGGGAGGTGACGCAACAACTCATCGAGAGCATGCGGCGCAAAGTCGCGGAAGGGCGGATCATCGATCCCGGCTACGCTCGCGAGATCTTGCGCTGGGACATGGTCGAGATCCTCGAGGAAGCGACCCGCCATCGTCAGGTCAAGATCCTCCAGCGCGGCGTTCCGTACGTGATCATGGTGGTGGGCGTCAACGGTGTCGGCAAGACGACGTCCATCGCCAAGCTGGCTGCCTATCACCAGGGTTTTGGGCGCTCGGTCATGATGGCCGCTGGCGACACCTTCCGTGCCGCTGCCATCGATCAGCTCAAGATTTGGGGCGAGCGGCTGGGCGTGCCAGTTGTTGCGCATGAGCAGGGGGCCGACCCGGGCGCGGTCGTCTTCGACGCCATGCAAGCCGCCTATGCGCGCAACCGCGACGTATTGATCGTAGACACCGCCGGTCGGTTGCATACCAAGTTCAACCTGATGGAAGAACTGAAGAAGTTGCGCAAGATCATGCAGAAGCATGTCGAAGAAGCGCCCCAGGAAGTGCTCATGGTGATCGATGCCACCACCGGTCAGAACGGACTCCTGCAAGCGCAGAAGTTCGCTGAGTCAGTGGAAATCACCGACATCATGATCGCCAAACTCGACAGCACCGCGAAGGGCGGTATCGCCTTCTCGGTCTCGCGAGAGCTCGGCGTGCCGATCTCCTACATCGGCACCGGAGAGAAAGCGACGGACATGGCGGAGTTCCACCCGGAAGCGTATGTCGACGCGCTTTTCTTCAGCGCCGACGAGGGATAACCGATGTTCGAGACATTGTCCGACCGCCTGAACCAGTCGCTTGGGAAGCTTTCGCGTAAGGGCCATCTGACGGAACAAGACGTCGATGAGGCCATGCGTGAGGTGCGGCGCGCGCTTTTGGAGGCGGATGTCAATTTCAAGGTAGCCAAGGATTTCATCGCGGCAGTTCGTGAGCGCGCGGTCGGGCAGGACGTGCTCAAGTCGCTGACTCCGGGCCAAACCGTGATCTCGATCGTCAACGACGAACTCATCAATATCCTGGGCAACGAACGAGAACCGCTGGCTCTGCCAGATCGGCCACCGCAGATCATCATGATGGTTGGCTTGCAGGGATCGGGCAAGACCACACATGCCGCCAAGCTCGCTACCCTCCTTCGCAAGGAGGGCCGCTTGCCACTGCTGGTCGCGGCGGACGTCTATCGGCCGGCCGCGATCAAACAGTTGCAGACGCTGGGCCGTCAGATCGACGTTCCCGTCTATGAAGAAGGAACTACTGCCGATCCGGTGCAGATCGCTCAGAACGCGATTCAGTTCGCCAAAGAGCGCGGATACAGCACGGTCATCATCGACACCGCCGGCCGCCTCCAGATCGACGAACGGATGATGGCCGAGGTCGCCGCCATCGAGCAGACAGTCCACCCGACTGAAATCCTCCTCGTGGCTGACGCCATGACCGGTCAGGAAGCCGTGAACGTGGCCGAAGCCTTCAACAACGCGCTCGGCATCAGTGGACTCATTCTCACCAAGATGGACGGGGATGCGCGCGGCGGCGCGGCGCTCTCGATCCGCGCGGTCACCGGCGTGCCGATCAAGTTCATCGGCACCGGCGAGAAGATGGATGCGATCGAGCCGTTCTATCCTCAGCGGCTTGCAAGCCGTATCCTGGGGATGGGCGACGTGCTTTCGCTCATCGAGCGAGCCAGCGAGCAAACCAACGAAGAGGATGCCAAGGATCTTCAGGCTCGCCTGACCAAAGGGCAGTTCAATCTCGAGGACTTCCTCGACCAGATCCAGAAAATCAAGAAGATGGGTCCGCTCAATCAGCTCCTCGAGATGATTCCCGGCATGGGCGCCCAGCTCCGCCAGGCCAAAGCTCAGATCTCTGACGACGACTACAAGCGGATCGAGGCGATCATCTACTCGATGACGACCGAGGAACGTCGCCGGCCGCAGATCATCGACGGGCGTCGCAGGCGGCGAATTGCCAAGGGCAGCGGGACCTCCCGGGAAGAAGTCTCTCAGCTGTTGAAGCAGTTCGAAGAGATGCGCAAGATGATGGCGCAGATGGGGAACATGACCAAGAAAGGCCGACTGCCCAAGGGACTGCAGGGTCTCCCGTTCGACTTCAACTAACCATTCGTTAGTTGGTAATTCTCCCTCAGGGCGGGTACAATTTCCTCATTATGACGATCGCTTTCCGACCTGAAAGGCAACCATGAGCGCAACCGGAGTTACCGTCTACACCACCTCGACTTGTCCATGGTGCGACCGCGTCAAGGACTATCTCGGCAAGGCTGGCGTCCCTTTCCAGGAGAAGAAGGTCGATAGCGACTACGAGGCCGCCATGGAGATGATCCAGCGGTCCGGTCAGCAGGGTGTTCCTGTCATCGCCGCCGACAATGACGTGATCGTCGGTTTCGACCAGCCACGGCTCGCCCGGATCGTCGATCGGTATGGCAAGGCCAAGCGGGCCCCGCTGGGCTTGCTGGCCGCCGACAGCGAGTCGTACTTCTCCAATCATCCTGAGATCGCCGCTATCTATCCGGAAGGGACGCGTGGCATCTATGTCGGAGAAGTCAAGCCCAATAGCGTTGCCGACAAGGCCGGCATTCGACGCGGAGATGTTGTCACGTCGGTTGCTGGGAAGCGTGTAAAGAACATGGCCACGCTCGATCAATTGATCGACACGCTCGAGGCGGGTCAGCACGTCAGCGCGCGCTATGTTCGACCGGACGAGAGCGGCGAGACCATCTTCCAGTTCTAGCCCGGATTTGTCCTGAGCCGACCGCACCCGCCACACTGGGTGCGGTCGTTTTCGATTCGTCACGCAACGATGGGCGCTTGCCATGCTCGACCCAACCAATCAGGACATCGCGCTCCGGTTGACGATTGCCCTGCTCTGCGGAGGAATCATTGGGCTCGATCGCGAGGTGCGCTCGCACTCGGCGGGAATGCGCACACATGCGCTTGCGGCAGAAGGAGCCGCGCTCTTCACCTTGGCAGGTATCTTGATCGCAAGCGAAGCCCGTTCGAGCGGATTTGTCGGCGCCGACCCGAGCCGCGTCGCCTCGACGGTGGCGCAAGGAATCGGGTTTCTCGCGGCAGGAGTCATTTTCGGCTCAGCGGCGAGGGTCAAAGGGCTCACAACTGCTGCTGGACTATGGGCAACCGCAGCGATCGGTGTGGTCTGCGGAGCCGGGTTCTTTTTCCCCGCGGTCTACGCCACCATCGCCACGGTCGTCGTCCTCTCGTTCTTCAAAGTCCTCGAAGACAAGATTTCCAGCCGGTTCACGAGTCATGACGACGATTCGCATCTTCGGCATCAGGACGATTGATCCGTTAGCGTTTCTCCCATTCCGCCGCGAGCAACTCCACCCTTTCGGCCCCCAATTGGGATGCGGCGTAACAGCCGGCAGCCTCACGCTGCCGATATGCCTCGTAGAGCAGGACCGCGCAGGCGACCGAGATGTTCAGGCTTCGGATCATGCCCACCATCGGAATCGTCACGATCTGGTCGGCGCCCGACAAGGCGTCGTCGGTAAGGCCGCGCATCTCATTGCCCAGCACGATCGCGACCGGCGTCGTCAGGTCGACTGCTCCCATCGGCAAAGCCTTCGCACCGCCCCCGGTCGCCAGAATCGAGAATCCGTCTGCCCGAAGCGCGGCATAGCTCTCGACGATCGAGGGGAACTCGAGAACGTCTATCCACTTTGCTGCGCTGCCTGAAGACCGCCGCGAGAACTTCTTGTGCGGCTTGGTGGCAGGGTCTCGGGTGATGTGAACTGTCATCGCTCCCACCGCGTCGCAGCTCCGCAAGACCGCCGCGATATTGTGTGGATCGTGCACATTCTCGAGCACCACGATCAGATCAGGTTGTCGTCGCTCGAGCACTTCATGGATGCGCTCGATGCGGCGGCTGGTGCGCGGAAATCGCGAGTCTTTGGCAGGAGCCTGCTTCGAAAGTTGACGGCGGTCGGTGATGAAAGGGTCGGTCATCGATCAGGCTGCGTCGCGGTCGATCGTCCGCACGATACGAAGCTGATACCGGCGATCGAACGTGGGCGAGCAACGCCCACACGACCAAACTCCGACACGGCTGCGTGGCACCTCCGTTTTGCAATTGGGGCAGGCATAGACATATTTCGGGGTACGCCGTTTCACCGGCTTGACGCAGGTGCGGACTTCTTCCATCGTCGCCCCGGTCAACTCACTCACCTGCACTGCAATGCGGTCGTACCCATGTTTGGCATGCCTGCGGCGGTCGCCGTCGATCCGGTGGCGCATATGTAGCAATTCTTCACAAACAACGATCTCCAGCGACTTCGGCTGCGATAGATCGATTCGCTTGAGATTGATCAGAATGAGATGC
This genomic interval carries:
- a CDS encoding GGDEF domain-containing protein yields the protein MATLRVTSSSSLWSTDGRLIEVGMLAIASGIALLTDFSGRTTPESSTLVWIFLALGMAVASFAQDGFEWSALLAAGLLGIAQPFAADLLAGETPTAPVQFLAGAIAVLSLARGCEAIATIARVRMPGQVPESLLWLLAAFTAFGAANTIDRAWTAITLLGLSGACCVRLIGASTGRRRQAAGLAGSGSMTTWILGLTFGATLTISAVATGGLFGWPTAGIAAAGLLALLSIGRDTVVMTARKISELQSRADESQMDALTGLANRRGFDARLSEEVARSRRYGHALSLLMIDIDDFKQVNDRFGHGTGDESLRATARAIESSVRSIDIAARYGGEEFAVILPETTADGAVVVAERIRRANESSTVPVETTVSIGGAELDPSDADGSRLIASADAALYVAKRSGKNRVELAG
- a CDS encoding LLM class flavin-dependent oxidoreductase, whose translation is MTRRGFGIAAATLSSLVAPLASAAEANGYDTFWVNDTPGSDGFEALRRAAEVTSRIRLGVGVIPIDRRSPDSIVQAIEQSTLPKDRLIVGVGAGGELYGSLDNVRGAVRTIREQAGVPVAVGALGPRMVALAAREADAVLLNWLTPRQAKLSTQEVRSHQEPGRRCEVIAYVRVALPEGFEQLAGEGDRYASFPAYARHFSRMQAQPLATCAYGTKDKIQRGLTAFDAEVDETVVRAVSDRETLDAYMGILKTARPIERGSAS
- the radC gene encoding DNA repair protein RadC, with translation MGRTNGVREMLPDEQPRERMLKWGSAQLKTSELIAILLNTGTEGESVVKLSERILHENGGLRGLTRLDLAELTAIHGVGPAKATRLRAALELANRVVALDPDDRMRISTPEDVVRLVGPEMAALDHEQLRVVLVDTKHKVLAVRTIYRGSVNQAQVRVGEVFQDAVRQNAASIVVVHNHPSGDPAPSAADIALTVELDQAGKLLGIDVLDHLIVGSHGHTSLRRLGLGFPRGSA
- the ftsY gene encoding signal recognition particle-docking protein FtsY translates to MVLGRIFKRRAEPDLQLDQGLEKTRRGVFSEISRLFDRESIDEELYEDLEMLLIQADVGWEVTQQLIESMRRKVAEGRIIDPGYAREILRWDMVEILEEATRHRQVKILQRGVPYVIMVVGVNGVGKTTSIAKLAAYHQGFGRSVMMAAGDTFRAAAIDQLKIWGERLGVPVVAHEQGADPGAVVFDAMQAAYARNRDVLIVDTAGRLHTKFNLMEELKKLRKIMQKHVEEAPQEVLMVIDATTGQNGLLQAQKFAESVEITDIMIAKLDSTAKGGIAFSVSRELGVPISYIGTGEKATDMAEFHPEAYVDALFFSADEG
- the ffh gene encoding signal recognition particle protein, with product MFETLSDRLNQSLGKLSRKGHLTEQDVDEAMREVRRALLEADVNFKVAKDFIAAVRERAVGQDVLKSLTPGQTVISIVNDELINILGNEREPLALPDRPPQIIMMVGLQGSGKTTHAAKLATLLRKEGRLPLLVAADVYRPAAIKQLQTLGRQIDVPVYEEGTTADPVQIAQNAIQFAKERGYSTVIIDTAGRLQIDERMMAEVAAIEQTVHPTEILLVADAMTGQEAVNVAEAFNNALGISGLILTKMDGDARGGAALSIRAVTGVPIKFIGTGEKMDAIEPFYPQRLASRILGMGDVLSLIERASEQTNEEDAKDLQARLTKGQFNLEDFLDQIQKIKKMGPLNQLLEMIPGMGAQLRQAKAQISDDDYKRIEAIIYSMTTEERRRPQIIDGRRRRRIAKGSGTSREEVSQLLKQFEEMRKMMAQMGNMTKKGRLPKGLQGLPFDFN
- a CDS encoding glutaredoxin domain-containing protein; translation: MSATGVTVYTTSTCPWCDRVKDYLGKAGVPFQEKKVDSDYEAAMEMIQRSGQQGVPVIAADNDVIVGFDQPRLARIVDRYGKAKRAPLGLLAADSESYFSNHPEIAAIYPEGTRGIYVGEVKPNSVADKAGIRRGDVVTSVAGKRVKNMATLDQLIDTLEAGQHVSARYVRPDESGETIFQF
- a CDS encoding MgtC/SapB family protein, with protein sequence MLDPTNQDIALRLTIALLCGGIIGLDREVRSHSAGMRTHALAAEGAALFTLAGILIASEARSSGFVGADPSRVASTVAQGIGFLAAGVIFGSAARVKGLTTAAGLWATAAIGVVCGAGFFFPAVYATIATVVVLSFFKVLEDKISSRFTSHDDDSHLRHQDD
- a CDS encoding RNA methyltransferase; translation: MTDPFITDRRQLSKQAPAKDSRFPRTSRRIERIHEVLERRQPDLIVVLENVHDPHNIAAVLRSCDAVGAMTVHITRDPATKPHKKFSRRSSGSAAKWIDVLEFPSIVESYAALRADGFSILATGGGAKALPMGAVDLTTPVAIVLGNEMRGLTDDALSGADQIVTIPMVGMIRSLNISVACAVLLYEAYRQREAAGCYAASQLGAERVELLAAEWEKR